One genomic window of Coffea eugenioides isolate CCC68of chromosome 1, Ceug_1.0, whole genome shotgun sequence includes the following:
- the LOC113771228 gene encoding uncharacterized protein LOC113771228: MQDIRNQISQMATTINRLESQVNGRLPSQPELNLKNVSAMTLRSGKEIQGSEPMIPKDKDEEKIENELERENSNGADLKVLPDPVITVKTNPPPFPCRLEKSKKQEKEKEILEVFRKVEINIPLLDAIKQVPKYAKFLRDLCVNRRRLRGDERVIVGENVSAVLQRKLPPKCGDPGRFTVPCKIGNTLIRNTLLDLGVSINVMPKSMYASLNLGSLKETEIIIQLADRTNAYPDGLVEDVLVKVNELIFPADFYVLDMDDDHSPDPSPLLLGRPFLSTAQTKNDVNKGTLSMKFDGEVVHFNIFDTMEHPVNSHPVFAILAINPSVQEFSEFACRDKFKLTENKYKGMKALYEVKRSRKLRKKAALKGYLDPGGRPPISRKIELHPD, from the coding sequence ATGCAGGATATAAGGAATCAGATAAGTCAAATGGCCACaacaatcaaccgtttggagtcccaagtAAATGGAAGATTGCCATCCCAACCTGAACTGAACCTGAAAAACGTAAGCGCAATGACTTTAAGGAGCgggaaggaaattcaggggTCTGAACCTATGATCCCTAAGGATAAGGATgaggaaaagatcgaaaatgaaCTTGAGAGGGAGAACAGCAATGGTGCAGATCTAAAGGTACTTCCAGACCCAGTAATTACAGTTAAAACTAATCCCCCTCCAtttccttgcaggttggaaaaatCGAAGAAGcaggaaaaggagaaagagattCTGGAGGTGTTTCGCAAGGTAGAGATCAATATCCCCCTACTAGACGCCATCAAGCAAGTGCCGAAGTATGCAAAATTTCTGAGGGATCTATGTGTCAATCGAAGGAGGCtgaggggagatgaaagagTTATTGTTGGGGAGAATGTGTCAGCAGTTCTCCAAAGAAAGCTACCACCAAAGTGTGGGGATCCAGGTAGGTTTACTGTCCCATGCAAGATAGGTAATACTCTGATTAGAAATACCTTGCTGGATTTAGGAGTATCGATCAACGTAATGCCAAAATCTATGTATGCTTCTCTGAATCTCGGTTCATTAAAAGAAACCgagataataattcaattagctgaccgaACAAATGCATACCCTGATGGGTTGGTCGAGGATGTGCTGGTTAAAGTTAATGAATTGATATTCCCGGCTGActtttatgtacttgacatggatgatgatcaTTCCCCTGACCCCTCACCTTTGCTACTAGGTAGACCCTTTTTGAGCACAGCACAGACAAAAAATGACGTTAATAAGGGTACATTgtccatgaaatttgatggagaagtagtccactttaatattttcgaTACAATGGaacatcctgttaactctcacCCTGTGTTTGCTATTCTTGCTATTAatccctctgtgcaagaattttctgagtTTGCTTGTAGGGATAAATTCAAACTTACTGAGAACAAGTATAAGGGGATGAAAGCACTGTATGAGGTGAAAAGgagtagaaaattaagaaagaagGCTGCACTCAAAGGCTATTTGGATCCTGGAGGAAGGCCACCGATTTCCAGGAAAATTGAGTTACACCCAGATTGA